From the Micromonospora lupini genome, one window contains:
- a CDS encoding Lrp/AsnC family transcriptional regulator has product MRDLDAVDHALLAAVQRNGRATLAELAGAIQLSVSATRARLRTLEENKIIMSYEARVDAEAFGYSLRAIVRMKVHGSLYDKVSSALQRHPQIVRCLRVTGEFCYLMEIVATSMKDLEAITSDLARIGSIATDLVYEIVADNPPPPLPVDARHE; this is encoded by the coding sequence GTGCGGGATCTGGATGCTGTGGATCATGCGTTGCTGGCGGCCGTGCAACGTAACGGTCGGGCGACTCTCGCCGAGTTGGCGGGCGCCATCCAGCTCAGCGTCTCGGCCACGCGGGCGCGGTTGCGCACCCTCGAGGAAAACAAGATCATCATGTCGTACGAGGCCCGTGTCGATGCCGAGGCCTTCGGTTATTCGCTGCGTGCGATCGTGCGGATGAAGGTGCACGGCTCGCTCTACGACAAGGTATCGAGTGCGCTGCAGCGGCACCCGCAGATCGTGCGGTGCCTGCGGGTGACCGGTGAGTTCTGCTACCTGATGGAGATCGTTGCCACCAGCATGAAGGATCTTGAGGCGATCACCTCCGATCTGGCCCGGATCGGTTCGATCGCTACCGACCTCGTGTACGAGATCGTGGCGGACAATCCGCCGCCGCCGCTTCCGGTCGACGCACGGCACGAGTGA
- a CDS encoding VOC family protein codes for MALPVSAIMLGVKDLDRAKKFYAEALGFTIDKDTRNFVSFRLGEGSQQLALYEWEAAAQDAGVPAEGSGFRGASFHLNPDSRQAVDEIIGNAASAGGSVVRAAAAAQWGGYFGYFSDPDGYLWKVTTYAS; via the coding sequence GTGGCACTGCCGGTGAGCGCTATCATGCTCGGCGTCAAGGATCTGGACCGCGCCAAGAAGTTCTACGCTGAGGCCCTCGGTTTCACGATCGACAAGGACACCCGCAACTTCGTCTCATTCCGCCTCGGCGAGGGATCTCAGCAGCTGGCGCTCTACGAATGGGAGGCGGCGGCGCAGGACGCCGGCGTTCCCGCGGAGGGATCCGGCTTCCGGGGCGCTTCGTTCCACCTCAACCCCGACTCCCGGCAGGCGGTGGACGAGATCATCGGCAACGCGGCGAGCGCCGGCGGTAGCGTGGTCAGGGCGGCGGCCGCTGCCCAGTGGGGCGGATACTTCGGGTACTTCAGCGACCCGGACGGCTACTTGTGGAAGGTCACCACCTACGCCTCCTGA
- a CDS encoding DoxX family protein → MFKRFMTGVYWFLAAEFALGAVTKYWPGDTIFSSAYSVKFVDWGYPSWMRFVVGALEGVAALLLVIPSRRTRFLGAATLMFVLTGAATTHIVNHDPAGESWAAPTHLVIMTILALANWPADWRELLRAPGDNPPTAPTGSERVSDRRSVGSHGRSGPVLRR, encoded by the coding sequence ATGTTCAAGCGCTTCATGACCGGTGTGTACTGGTTTCTGGCCGCTGAGTTCGCGTTGGGCGCCGTCACCAAGTATTGGCCGGGCGACACGATCTTCAGCTCGGCGTACTCAGTGAAGTTCGTCGATTGGGGGTATCCGTCCTGGATGCGGTTCGTCGTCGGCGCCCTGGAAGGCGTCGCCGCCCTCCTGCTCGTGATCCCCAGCAGACGGACTCGCTTCCTCGGTGCCGCGACGCTGATGTTCGTGCTCACCGGGGCGGCCACCACCCACATCGTCAACCACGACCCGGCGGGGGAGAGCTGGGCAGCGCCGACCCACCTCGTCATCATGACCATTCTCGCGCTGGCCAACTGGCCTGCCGACTGGCGAGAACTCCTGCGAGCGCCCGGTGACAACCCGCCCACCGCACCTACGGGATCCGAGCGCGTCAGTGATCGCAGGTCGGTAGGCTCGCACGGCCGGTCAGGTCCGGTCCTTCGCAGGTGA
- a CDS encoding Pls/PosA family non-ribosomal peptide synthetase: MTSEPQVVALPPSAAAPTIPAVFRSASAPARRTLVDILDDSAGAHGDACALDSGATALTYRDLAGEVEAVRRTLAGHGIGVGDRVGVRISSGTAELYLAILGVLAAGAAYVPVDADDPEERAELVFAEAGVVAVLGDGLAVSLRRTPVGRVGRPGPADDAWIIFTSGSTGTPKGVAVSHGAAAAFVDAEARLFLADEASEAIGPQDRVLAGLSVAFDASCEEMWLAWRHGACLVPAARSLVRSGVDLGPWLAEQRISVVSTVPTLAALWPVEALEEVRLLIFGGEACPPELAQRLAVEGREVWNTYGPTEATVVACAARMTGEGPVRIGLPLAGWELAVVDGSGAPVAMGETGELVIGGVGLARYLDPGKDAEKFAALPSLGWQRAYRSGDIVRAEPEGLLFVGRGDEQVKLGGRRIELGEIDAALQALPDVAGAAAAVQRTAAGNQLLVGYVVPHDGVTFDAASAALRIREQLPAALVPLLAVVDALPTRTSGKVDRAALPWPLATPQDTAGDLTATEEWLAGGWAEILGVRPTEADADFFNHGGGSLNAAQLVAWIRRRHPRVSVADIYLHPKLSRLAAVLDALDTTAATRREVRPTPRRAGLIQAAMVVPMLALVGLRWLTVLAALGNVLALLAPAPWAPVVSWWWVALGWLVLFSPLGRIAVAATGARLLLRGVRPGSYPRGGGVHLRLWAAERLAELTGATSVAGASWMITYARALGAQVGADVDLHSAPPVTGLLKLGRGAAIEPEVDLSGHWVDGDVVRIGRVRVGADARVGSRSTLMPGARIGRGARVAAGSTVAGAVPANQHWAGSPAAAAVAKDSDGWPGQRPPRSRMGARLWPLAYAMTAQLLGLVPVVAALPALALIGWTLAVRPAVGAVLAAVAVATVAYVVGYALLVLGAVRALSVGLRAGYHQVQGRVAWQVWTTERLMGMARVGLFPLYASLFTPVWLRLLGATVGRGVEASTVLALPAMTTVADGAFLADDTMVATYELSHGWLRVAPARIGKQAFLGNSGMAAPGRSVPKRGLVGVLSSAPFKAKKGSSWLGAPPMPLRRTVEAADTSRTFDPPFRLKLARAAIELCRIVPVMCAGALAIGVLAVLALVWRTAGWWAAAFTAGPVLLGAAIVAAAAATAAKWLLVGRFRVAERALWTSFVWRNELADTFVEVLAAPWLVRFATGTPLLTAWLRTLGAKIGRGVWLETYWLPEYDLVRLGDGATVNRGCVVQTHLFHDRVMSMDEVTLGVGAALGPHGIVLPGASIGARTTVGPGSLVTRGDAVPCDSRWWGNPITTWSAPAARSA, from the coding sequence GTGACGAGTGAACCCCAGGTGGTCGCGCTACCGCCGTCAGCTGCCGCACCGACGATCCCTGCGGTGTTCCGATCCGCCTCGGCCCCGGCCCGCCGCACGCTTGTCGACATTCTCGACGACTCCGCGGGCGCGCACGGAGACGCCTGTGCGCTCGACAGCGGTGCCACCGCGCTGACGTACCGCGACCTGGCCGGTGAGGTCGAGGCCGTCCGCAGGACGCTTGCCGGGCACGGCATCGGTGTCGGCGACCGCGTGGGCGTCCGGATCTCATCCGGTACGGCCGAGCTGTACCTGGCGATCCTCGGCGTTCTCGCGGCGGGTGCTGCCTACGTGCCTGTCGACGCGGACGATCCCGAGGAACGCGCCGAACTCGTCTTCGCCGAGGCGGGGGTCGTCGCAGTGCTTGGTGACGGCCTGGCGGTGTCGCTGCGTCGTACCCCCGTGGGTCGGGTCGGTAGGCCCGGCCCGGCCGACGACGCCTGGATCATCTTCACCTCCGGCTCGACGGGCACCCCGAAGGGTGTGGCGGTCAGCCACGGCGCGGCTGCGGCTTTCGTGGACGCCGAGGCGCGGTTGTTCCTCGCCGACGAGGCAAGCGAGGCGATCGGCCCGCAGGACCGGGTCCTGGCCGGGCTGTCGGTGGCCTTCGACGCGTCCTGCGAGGAGATGTGGCTGGCGTGGCGGCACGGCGCGTGTCTGGTGCCGGCCGCGCGGTCGCTGGTCCGCAGCGGCGTCGACCTCGGTCCCTGGCTGGCCGAGCAGCGCATCTCGGTGGTGTCGACGGTCCCGACGCTTGCCGCGCTGTGGCCGGTCGAGGCGCTGGAGGAGGTCCGGCTGCTGATCTTCGGTGGCGAGGCCTGCCCACCGGAGCTGGCGCAGCGCCTGGCCGTCGAGGGCCGCGAGGTCTGGAACACCTACGGGCCGACCGAGGCGACAGTGGTCGCCTGCGCCGCGCGGATGACAGGCGAGGGACCGGTCCGCATCGGGCTGCCGCTGGCCGGCTGGGAGCTCGCCGTTGTCGACGGGTCAGGCGCTCCGGTGGCGATGGGCGAGACCGGCGAGCTGGTCATCGGCGGGGTGGGACTCGCCCGCTACCTGGACCCGGGCAAGGACGCCGAGAAGTTCGCGGCGCTGCCCTCGCTCGGCTGGCAGCGGGCGTACCGCAGCGGTGACATCGTCCGGGCGGAGCCCGAAGGGCTCCTGTTCGTCGGCCGCGGTGACGAACAGGTGAAACTCGGCGGACGCCGCATCGAGCTGGGTGAGATCGACGCCGCGCTGCAGGCGCTGCCCGACGTCGCCGGCGCCGCCGCGGCGGTGCAGCGCACCGCCGCGGGCAACCAACTACTGGTGGGGTACGTGGTTCCGCACGACGGCGTCACCTTCGACGCGGCGTCGGCGGCGCTGCGGATCCGTGAGCAACTGCCGGCCGCGCTCGTGCCGCTGCTGGCCGTGGTGGATGCGCTGCCGACCCGGACGTCGGGCAAGGTGGATCGGGCCGCGCTGCCGTGGCCGCTGGCCACCCCCCAGGACACCGCGGGTGACCTGACCGCGACGGAGGAATGGCTCGCCGGTGGTTGGGCGGAGATCCTTGGCGTACGTCCCACCGAGGCCGATGCGGACTTCTTCAATCACGGCGGCGGGAGCCTGAACGCGGCGCAACTTGTGGCGTGGATCCGGCGCCGGCACCCGCGGGTGTCGGTGGCCGACATCTACCTGCACCCGAAACTGTCGCGGCTCGCGGCGGTGCTCGACGCGCTCGACACCACGGCGGCGACGCGCCGGGAGGTCCGGCCGACGCCGAGGCGTGCCGGGTTGATCCAGGCCGCGATGGTGGTGCCGATGCTGGCGCTGGTCGGGCTGCGCTGGCTGACAGTCCTGGCCGCCCTGGGCAACGTCCTCGCCCTGCTCGCGCCGGCGCCCTGGGCACCTGTCGTGTCCTGGTGGTGGGTGGCGCTGGGCTGGCTTGTGCTGTTCAGCCCGCTCGGCCGGATCGCAGTGGCCGCCACCGGAGCGCGACTACTACTGCGCGGGGTACGCCCCGGCAGCTACCCACGCGGTGGCGGCGTGCACCTGCGGCTGTGGGCCGCCGAACGCCTCGCCGAGCTGACCGGTGCGACAAGCGTCGCCGGGGCATCCTGGATGATCACGTACGCCCGGGCCCTCGGCGCGCAGGTCGGGGCCGACGTCGACCTGCACTCCGCGCCGCCGGTGACCGGCCTGCTGAAGCTCGGGCGCGGCGCGGCGATCGAACCGGAGGTCGATCTGTCCGGCCACTGGGTCGACGGCGATGTCGTCCGCATCGGCAGGGTTCGCGTCGGCGCCGACGCCCGGGTCGGGTCCCGCAGCACCCTGATGCCTGGCGCTCGGATCGGCAGGGGCGCGCGCGTCGCCGCGGGCTCGACGGTGGCCGGCGCCGTGCCGGCCAACCAGCACTGGGCCGGCTCACCTGCCGCGGCAGCAGTAGCCAAGGATTCAGACGGGTGGCCCGGGCAGCGTCCCCCACGATCGCGGATGGGTGCACGCCTCTGGCCGCTCGCGTACGCGATGACAGCCCAGTTGTTGGGGCTGGTCCCGGTCGTGGCCGCCCTGCCGGCACTCGCCCTGATCGGGTGGACGCTTGCCGTCCGACCAGCGGTCGGCGCGGTGCTTGCCGCCGTCGCGGTGGCGACCGTCGCCTACGTCGTGGGCTACGCGCTGCTGGTACTCGGGGCCGTCCGGGCGCTCAGCGTCGGCCTGCGCGCCGGATACCACCAGGTGCAGGGGCGGGTGGCGTGGCAGGTGTGGACGACCGAGCGGTTGATGGGGATGGCCAGGGTCGGGCTGTTCCCGCTCTACGCCAGCCTCTTCACGCCGGTGTGGCTTCGACTGCTGGGCGCCACGGTGGGGCGCGGGGTGGAGGCATCCACGGTGCTCGCACTGCCGGCGATGACAACTGTCGCCGACGGGGCCTTCCTGGCCGACGACACAATGGTCGCGACGTACGAGCTGAGCCACGGGTGGTTGCGGGTAGCCCCGGCCCGCATCGGTAAGCAGGCGTTCCTCGGCAATTCGGGAATGGCGGCGCCCGGGCGGTCGGTGCCGAAGCGGGGCCTGGTCGGGGTGTTGTCGTCGGCGCCGTTCAAGGCGAAGAAGGGGTCGTCGTGGCTCGGCGCACCGCCGATGCCGCTGCGCCGGACTGTGGAAGCAGCCGACACCAGCCGCACCTTCGACCCGCCATTCCGGCTGAAGCTGGCCCGGGCCGCGATCGAGCTGTGCCGGATCGTTCCGGTGATGTGCGCCGGTGCCCTGGCGATCGGCGTCCTGGCCGTACTCGCGCTCGTCTGGCGGACCGCCGGGTGGTGGGCGGCCGCGTTTACCGCCGGGCCGGTGCTGCTGGGCGCCGCGATCGTCGCCGCCGCCGCCGCGACGGCCGCGAAGTGGCTGCTGGTCGGGCGCTTCCGGGTCGCCGAGCGCGCGCTGTGGACCTCCTTCGTCTGGCGCAACGAACTCGCGGACACGTTCGTCGAGGTCCTCGCCGCGCCGTGGCTGGTGCGCTTCGCCACCGGCACGCCACTGCTCACGGCGTGGCTGCGCACGCTCGGCGCGAAGATCGGCCGGGGCGTCTGGCTGGAAACCTACTGGCTGCCCGAGTACGACCTGGTGCGACTCGGCGACGGCGCGACTGTGAACCGCGGTTGTGTGGTGCAGACCCACCTGTTCCATGATCGGGTGATGAGCATGGACGAGGTGACACTGGGCGTGGGCGCCGCGCTGGGCCCGCACGGCATCGTCCTGCCGGGCGCGAGCATCGGCGCGCGGACCACAGTCGGGCCCGGTTCGCTGGTGACCCGCGGCGACGCTGTGCCGTGCGACAGCCGGTGGTGGGGCAATCCGATCACCACCTGGTCGGCGCCAGCGGCACGGTCGGCATGA
- a CDS encoding YdeI/OmpD-associated family protein has translation MKFRTLVEPPEPMRGLEVPPEVVVALGGGARPPVRITVNGHSWTSRVAIMRGRHLLGLSNANRQAAGVAIGDAVEVEVELDTEPRVVVEPADFARALDDNPDARAAYDKLAYSHKREHVRAIESAKKSETRQRRIEKAIAALRG, from the coding sequence GTGAAGTTTCGCACCCTCGTCGAGCCGCCCGAGCCCATGCGCGGGCTGGAAGTCCCGCCCGAGGTCGTGGTAGCGCTCGGCGGGGGCGCGCGGCCGCCGGTGAGGATCACGGTCAACGGGCATTCCTGGACGAGTCGGGTCGCCATCATGCGCGGCCGCCACCTGCTCGGCCTCAGCAACGCCAACCGGCAGGCCGCGGGTGTCGCGATCGGCGACGCAGTCGAGGTCGAGGTCGAGCTGGACACCGAGCCGCGGGTCGTCGTGGAGCCCGCGGACTTCGCCCGAGCCCTGGACGACAACCCGGACGCACGCGCCGCCTACGACAAGCTCGCCTACAGCCACAAGCGCGAGCACGTCCGCGCCATCGAGAGCGCGAAGAAGTCCGAGACGCGCCAACGGCGCATCGAGAAGGCCATCGCCGCCCTGCGCGGCTGA
- a CDS encoding VOC family protein: protein MTGTILTLAYWTLAVHDLDAALDFYRDVLGFQTRDDVEIEGMRSVIVSPPTQPDVRIVLEPPGGNRGARAAERRTITDLMADGLLCRLVFVTDDCDATFEHVEAAGADVIQEPINQPSGARDCAFRDPSGNMLRFTQPHGR, encoded by the coding sequence ATGACCGGCACGATTCTCACGCTTGCGTACTGGACGCTCGCCGTCCACGACCTTGACGCAGCGCTCGATTTCTACCGCGACGTGCTCGGCTTCCAGACGCGGGATGACGTCGAGATCGAGGGGATGCGATCGGTAATCGTCAGCCCGCCGACGCAGCCGGACGTACGAATAGTCCTCGAACCACCCGGCGGGAACCGGGGCGCCCGGGCGGCCGAACGGCGGACCATCACGGACCTCATGGCCGACGGCCTGCTGTGCCGCCTCGTCTTCGTCACCGACGACTGCGACGCCACCTTCGAACATGTCGAGGCCGCCGGCGCCGACGTGATACAAGAGCCGATCAACCAACCCTCCGGCGCCCGCGACTGCGCATTCCGCGACCCCTCCGGAAACATGCTGCGCTTCACCCAACCCCACGGCCGCTGA
- a CDS encoding M1 family metallopeptidase, translating into MNPNVSASSGATPGAAHSGDSYLPEHGNGGYRVLHYDLDLDYRVVSNRLAGRADITAAAVQSLSRFTLDLGRLRVQDVRVDGRPAKYLHRPDKLQIKPERPIGAGDTFRVEIRYAGKPVPISGRWGELGWEELTDGVLVASQPNGSPSWFPCDDQPGAKATFRVAVTTSSPYTVLVTGDPVLQRRGAGGTTWVYERREPTSPYLMSVQIGRYEVVDLGVGDVVQRAAIPPALRRNAAHDFARHGEIMSALQRLFGPYPFKQYVVVVADDDLDDPVEAQGMAVFGRNHVDGRRTHERLVVHELAHQWFGNSLTVADWRHIWLNEGFATYAEWLWSGVCGDLPTDALATRWYAWVAARPRHVVVADPGVERMFDPLVYKRGALTVHALRKRVGDESFFALLRAWVAEHSHATVTTGQFRLHAQRFAREPLDDLFAAWLDSPTLPPPPR; encoded by the coding sequence ATGAATCCGAACGTGTCGGCGTCGAGCGGCGCAACGCCAGGCGCCGCCCACTCCGGCGACTCCTACCTGCCCGAGCACGGCAACGGCGGCTACCGGGTGCTGCACTACGACCTGGACCTCGACTACCGGGTCGTGTCGAACAGGCTCGCTGGCCGGGCGGACATCACCGCGGCGGCGGTGCAGTCGCTCTCCCGGTTCACCCTCGATCTCGGTCGGCTGCGCGTGCAGGACGTCCGGGTGGACGGGCGCCCGGCGAAGTACCTGCACCGGCCGGACAAGCTGCAGATCAAACCCGAGCGGCCGATCGGCGCCGGGGACACCTTCCGGGTGGAGATCCGGTACGCGGGAAAGCCGGTGCCCATCTCCGGCCGGTGGGGCGAGCTGGGGTGGGAGGAACTCACCGACGGGGTGCTCGTGGCCAGCCAGCCGAACGGATCGCCGTCGTGGTTCCCGTGTGACGACCAGCCCGGCGCCAAGGCCACCTTCCGCGTGGCGGTCACGACCTCCTCCCCGTACACGGTGCTGGTGACTGGTGATCCGGTGCTCCAGCGCCGTGGCGCGGGCGGCACGACGTGGGTGTACGAGCGCCGCGAGCCCACCTCGCCGTACCTGATGAGCGTCCAGATCGGACGCTACGAGGTGGTGGATCTGGGGGTTGGTGACGTGGTGCAGCGCGCGGCGATTCCGCCCGCGCTGCGCAGGAACGCCGCCCACGACTTCGCCCGCCACGGCGAGATCATGTCGGCGCTGCAGCGGCTCTTCGGGCCGTACCCCTTCAAGCAGTACGTGGTCGTGGTCGCCGACGACGACCTGGACGATCCCGTCGAAGCGCAGGGCATGGCGGTCTTCGGAAGAAACCACGTCGACGGGCGGCGCACTCACGAGCGGCTCGTCGTGCACGAGCTGGCCCACCAGTGGTTCGGCAACAGCCTCACGGTGGCCGACTGGCGGCACATCTGGCTCAACGAGGGCTTCGCCACGTACGCCGAGTGGCTGTGGTCAGGCGTCTGCGGCGACCTGCCGACGGACGCCCTGGCCACGCGGTGGTACGCGTGGGTCGCGGCTCGCCCGCGCCACGTCGTCGTCGCGGATCCCGGCGTCGAGCGGATGTTCGATCCGCTTGTCTACAAGCGCGGCGCGCTGACTGTGCACGCCCTGCGCAAGAGGGTAGGCGACGAGTCGTTCTTCGCGCTGCTGCGAGCCTGGGTCGCCGAGCACTCACACGCGACGGTGACGACCGGGCAGTTCAGGCTGCACGCTCAGCGCTTCGCCCGCGAGCCCCTGGACGATCTGTTCGCCGCCTGGCTCGACAGCCCGACGCTGCCTCCCCCACCGCGCTGA
- a CDS encoding sigma-70 family RNA polymerase sigma factor: protein MAEQEWLSERFAEHQDRLHAVAYRMLRSRSDAEDAVQEAWLRVSRAETDQVENPAGWLTTIVARVCLNMLEARRSRPEEPAGALPPEPAGPQRSAHPTGPSDPENEALLADSVGVALMVVLDTLSPAERLAFVLHDVFDVPFGEIGAVIDRTPVAARQLASRARRRVQGAAAASDAARSRKRDIIAAFLTASRNGDFEALLALLDPDAVTGEARGAHAVAGFFAGRAQAARPALVNGVPAAVYAHRGLPRAVITFAINNDKITCIAIEADPDRLHELDIVFLSTADTSRPHPSGENEA, encoded by the coding sequence ATGGCTGAACAAGAGTGGCTGAGCGAGCGGTTCGCCGAGCACCAGGACCGCTTGCACGCGGTGGCCTACCGGATGCTCCGCTCGCGCAGCGACGCCGAGGACGCGGTGCAGGAGGCGTGGCTGCGGGTCAGCCGCGCCGAGACCGACCAGGTGGAGAATCCGGCCGGGTGGCTGACGACGATCGTCGCCCGGGTGTGTCTGAACATGCTCGAAGCACGCCGGTCCCGGCCTGAGGAGCCCGCCGGGGCGCTGCCGCCCGAGCCGGCCGGACCGCAGCGGAGCGCGCACCCGACCGGTCCCAGCGACCCGGAGAACGAGGCGCTGCTTGCCGATTCAGTCGGTGTCGCGCTGATGGTCGTGCTGGACACGCTCAGTCCCGCCGAACGGCTCGCGTTCGTCCTTCACGACGTCTTCGACGTGCCGTTCGGCGAGATCGGCGCCGTCATCGACCGCACCCCGGTGGCGGCCCGGCAACTGGCCAGCCGAGCCCGGCGACGGGTGCAAGGAGCAGCCGCCGCGTCCGACGCCGCACGGTCCCGCAAACGGGACATCATCGCCGCCTTCCTGACCGCCTCCCGCAACGGCGACTTCGAGGCACTGCTCGCGCTGCTCGACCCGGACGCCGTGACCGGCGAGGCCCGCGGCGCCCACGCGGTCGCGGGCTTCTTCGCCGGACGAGCCCAGGCCGCCCGGCCCGCACTGGTCAACGGAGTTCCCGCCGCCGTCTACGCACACCGCGGCCTACCGAGGGCCGTCATCACGTTCGCCATCAACAACGACAAGATCACCTGCATCGCCATCGAAGCCGACCCGGACCGCCTCCACGAGCTCGACATCGTCTTTCTCAGCACCGCGGACACGTCACGCCCGCACCCGAGCGGCGAGAACGAAGCATGA
- a CDS encoding maleylpyruvate isomerase family mycothiol-dependent enzyme: MIEAPWLGPRIDLRPLLAKQQSAFLTLLEQLDDNDWTQPTICPGWAVRDVAAHVLGDHLGRLSTHRDGNHPLKPGDGEQFPAFLHRINGEWVTAARRISPALLIYLLSTVGDQIRRFWHSVDLDALGWNVSWAGPDPAPLWLDMARDFTEYWTHHQQIAEATGRAGLTQPEYLGPVLDTFIRALPHTLRDLDTTTGSTLQVTVTGPAGGTWTCTRGSTRWAITRGRRPTPDATVVLDSDTAWRLCTRGISPRQAAQRAHTEGNQQLTDAALNIVSIIY; this comes from the coding sequence GTGATCGAAGCTCCCTGGCTCGGCCCCCGCATCGACCTGCGACCGCTGTTGGCCAAGCAGCAGTCCGCGTTCCTCACGCTCCTCGAACAACTCGACGACAACGATTGGACACAACCGACCATCTGCCCTGGCTGGGCGGTCCGAGATGTCGCCGCCCACGTCCTCGGAGACCACCTCGGCCGGTTGTCCACTCACCGAGACGGTAACCATCCACTGAAGCCCGGGGACGGCGAACAGTTCCCCGCTTTCCTGCACCGCATCAACGGCGAATGGGTCACGGCGGCACGCCGTATCAGTCCTGCCCTGCTCATCTACTTGCTGTCCACCGTCGGCGATCAGATCCGTCGGTTCTGGCACAGCGTCGACCTCGACGCCCTCGGCTGGAACGTCAGCTGGGCCGGACCCGATCCGGCACCCTTATGGCTCGACATGGCCCGCGACTTCACCGAGTACTGGACACACCACCAGCAGATCGCTGAAGCCACTGGCCGAGCCGGCCTCACCCAGCCCGAATACCTCGGTCCTGTGCTCGACACCTTCATACGAGCGCTGCCACACACCCTGCGTGACCTCGACACCACCACGGGATCCACGCTCCAGGTCACCGTCACCGGACCAGCCGGAGGAACCTGGACCTGCACCCGTGGATCGACGCGATGGGCAATCACACGCGGGCGTCGACCCACCCCGGACGCGACAGTCGTGCTCGACAGCGACACGGCGTGGCGGTTGTGCACCCGCGGCATCTCGCCGCGCCAGGCCGCACAGCGGGCCCACACCGAGGGGAACCAACAGCTCACCGACGCAGCCCTCAACATCGTCTCGATCATCTATTGA
- a CDS encoding PhzF family phenazine biosynthesis protein — MTRFYLVDVFADRPLTGNPLALVPDADDLSTPQMQAIAREFNQSETTFLLRPDEEGVDWRLRSFTPAGAEVDGAGHNALGAWLWLAEQGLTGDQQAVTMRQRIGAEILPVEILRAPGERIRIVMDQGAPEFGEHLTDGERLTAALGLEPRHLSPDAAAQVVSTGVAHLLVPLATREAVDAAVAHSRDLALLLAEAGGEGCYLYTTADDDQVAAYTRFFNPTVGIAEDPATGTAAGPLAVALVRSGQAPAGSPVLIEQGHRLGRPSRIRVDVTGDRVRLSGSGLVTAHGELRLV, encoded by the coding sequence ATGACCCGCTTCTACCTCGTCGACGTCTTCGCGGACCGTCCCCTGACCGGCAATCCGTTGGCGCTCGTACCCGATGCCGACGACCTGTCCACGCCGCAGATGCAAGCCATCGCCCGCGAGTTCAACCAATCCGAGACCACGTTCCTGCTGCGGCCCGATGAGGAGGGAGTCGACTGGCGTCTGCGGTCGTTCACCCCAGCCGGAGCCGAGGTCGACGGCGCCGGGCACAACGCGCTGGGCGCCTGGCTGTGGCTGGCCGAGCAGGGCCTGACCGGCGACCAACAGGCCGTGACGATGCGGCAGCGGATCGGCGCCGAGATCCTCCCGGTCGAGATCCTTCGCGCGCCGGGCGAGCGGATCCGCATCGTGATGGATCAGGGCGCGCCCGAGTTCGGCGAGCACCTCACCGACGGCGAGCGGCTGACCGCCGCCCTCGGGCTCGAACCTCGGCACCTCTCCCCCGATGCCGCCGCCCAGGTGGTCTCCACCGGCGTCGCGCACCTGCTCGTCCCCCTCGCCACCCGCGAGGCGGTCGACGCGGCCGTCGCCCACAGCCGCGACCTGGCCCTGCTCCTGGCCGAGGCCGGCGGCGAAGGCTGCTACCTCTACACCACCGCCGACGACGACCAGGTTGCCGCGTACACCCGGTTCTTCAACCCCACCGTCGGTATTGCCGAGGACCCGGCGACCGGCACGGCGGCCGGCCCGCTCGCCGTCGCGCTCGTACGGTCGGGGCAGGCGCCGGCCGGCTCCCCCGTGCTCATCGAGCAGGGCCACCGGCTCGGGCGCCCCAGCCGCATCCGGGTGGATGTGACAGGCGACCGGGTGCGCCTGTCCGGCTCTGGGCTGGTCACGGCGCACGGAGAACTCCGCCTGGTGTGA